One Mercenaria mercenaria strain notata chromosome 12, MADL_Memer_1, whole genome shotgun sequence DNA segment encodes these proteins:
- the LOC123534052 gene encoding sedoheptulokinase-like translates to MATSGSCLGIDLGTTSVKVSLIDIQSKLPVFSTSEPTNADIDNEPRKSEQDVSKIMHAVCICLTRITDKNRACVKCICVSGQMHGILLWNSDLQMSLEDEKLEVRNTSNLFTWQDHRASSEYIAALPKPDSHQNKATGFGCVTLFWMAQFQPEVLVHYNTAGGIMDYLVVLLCGLDKPVMSDQIASSWGYFSSQTNTWNFQILREANFPVHVLPVVERSGSQAGTLCTEWFGIPKGTPVLAGLGDLQCSFVSGSEGETDAVINMSTSSQVCYPVLSSEFIPRRCETPSPISFFPFFNQKFLAVAASLNGGNTLSAFVKMLQNWFGSFGVALDKQDIWQKLTDLSTAKTPDGVNGLSTATVSDTGVKGLVIQPLLFGERHDPTLTGSVSGAHEDNLSLGCVFQAMCEGLVNNLHQMMPVSMLIESGITSLVLTGSVIDRQPYVKDYVKKLYAPLTVKEQSGIDASVGAGRIACKFLETLSTH, encoded by the exons ATGGCAACATCAGGCTCATGTTTGGGAATTGACCTTGGCACAACCTCAGTTAAAGTTTCTCTGATAGACATCCAGTCAAAGTTGCCAGTTTTTTCCACATCTGAGCCAACAAATGCTGATATTGATAATGAACCTCGGAAATCAGAGCAAGATGTGTCGAAAATTATGCATGCTGTTTGTATATGCTTGACAAGAATTACTGATAAAAATAGAGCTTGTGTAAAATGTATATGCGTTTCTGGTCAAATGCATGGGATATTGTTATGGAATAGTGATTTACAAATGAGTCTAGAAGATGAAAAATTGGAAGTACGTAACACAAGCAACCTATTTACATGGCAGGATCATAGGGCCTCGAGTGAGTACATTGCAGCTTTACCGAAACCAGACTCCCATCAGAACAAAGCCACTGGTTTTGGCTGTGTTACCTTGTTTTGGATGGCACAGTTTCAGCCGGAAGTGCTGGTACATTACAATACAGCCGGAGGTATCATGGATTACTTGGTAGTGTTGCTGTGTGGGCTTGATAAACCTGTAATGAGTGATCAGATAGCCTCCAGCTGGGGATATTTCTCATCTCAAACAAACACATGgaattttcaaat ATTGAGAGAGGCCAATTTTCCCGTGCATGTACTTCCTGTTGTTGAAAGGTCAGGGTCGCAAGCAGGAACACTATGTACAGAGTGGTTTGGTATACCAAAGGGTACACCAGTATTGGCAGGTCTCGGAGATCTTCAGTGCTCGTTTGTCTCCGGATCTGAGGGAGAGACAGATGCTG tgatAAACATGTCCACGTCCAGTCAAGTCTGTTATCCGGTGCTGAGTTCTGAGTTTATTCCTCGGCGATGCGAGACACCTTCCCCCATCAGTTTCTTCCCTttctttaaccagaagtttttagcGGTGGCTGCAAGCCTTAATGGTGGGAATACTTTATCAGCATTTGTGAAGATGTTACAGAATTGGTTTGGATCATTTG GTGTAGCACTGGACAAACAAGATATCTGGCAGAAGCTGACGGACCTGTCCACAGCTAAAACTCCTGATGGTGTAAATGGACTTTCTACAGCTACAGTCTCTGATACAGGCGTGAAAGGACTGGTTATCCAGCCACTGCTTTTTGGTGAGAGACATGATCCAACATTGACTGGTTCTGTATCTGGTGCTCATGAAGATAACCTATCTCTAGGCTGTGTCTTCCAAGCTATGTGTGAAGGTCTGGTGAACAATCTTCACCAAATGATGCCAGTCTCCATGTTAATAGAGAGCGGAATAACCTCACTTGTTCTTACTGGTTCTGTGATTGATAGACAACCGTATGTGAAAGATTATGTGAAGAAGTTGTACGCACCACTTACGGTTAAAGAACAATCAGGGATAGATGCCTCAGTAGGGGCAGGAAGGATTGCATGCAAATTTTTAGAAACTTTGTCTACACACTAA